A region from the Funiculus sociatus GB2-C1 genome encodes:
- a CDS encoding IS1 family transposase, whose amino-acid sequence MQCPKCDSQYVVKNGHTHTGKQNFKCRDCGRQF is encoded by the coding sequence ATGCAATGCCCCAAGTGCGACTCTCAATACGTTGTAAAAAATGGTCATACTCACACTGGTAAACAAAATTTTAAATGTCGAGATTGTGGCAGACAATTTG